AACGTCACCTGCTCCTCACACGCCCGCGCGATGGCGCGACTACTGATGATGCCCCGGGAGTAGGCGAACAGCACGACCCGCAGGAGCATCGCAGGCGCGTAAGCCGGCGCACCGGTCACGTCATTACGATACCGGGCATCGAACGGCGTCAGGTCAATCGCCTGCTCGAGCAGATGGTGCAGCGCGTGCTCGAACGTCCCAGGGAGCAGCTGCGCGGCGAGGTCGATCGCGACGAACTTGGGCTGCGTGTCCACCGGCTTGTAGCGGGCCATGGCAGATCTCGACGAGAGACGAAAGAGACCGCAGATTTCCTATGAGGCCAACGGCTCGACGCGTGGAGAGTTCCGTTTCCACATTCGTCGCGCGGACTTTTCCTACAGCCTCGTTGGCGAGCAACTCATGCCATTGCGACGTGTTGATCGCGGAATTGGACGCGATGGCGACGGCGCTGCTGCCGCAGGGAGCCCGACGCGGTGAGAAAGTCCGGGGTCGCGTGACTATCTAGAGATATGACTACGCCGCCGCCGGACGCCATGCCGCGCACCCAAGAGGCTCTGTACGAACACGCCATCGCCGCGTACGGGACGGCGATCCACCGGGTCGCGCGGGCCTACGAGGCCGATCCGGACACGCGTGAGGATCTGCATCAAGACATCCACCTCGCGCTCTGGCGGAGCTTCGCCGGGTTCGACGCACGATGTTCTCTTCGCACGTGGGTGTATCGGGTCGCGCACAATGTGGCCACGACGCACGTCATCCGACACCGCCGGACGCGCGCGCGATTCGTCGGCCTCGATGAGCTCGCATTGCCCGCGTCCCGCAGTGACGTGGAGGGCGACGCGCACCGGACGCTGATGGTGGAGCGCCTGCACCTGCTCATCCAGCACTTGCGCCCGCTCGATCGCCAGCTCTTGCTGCTCTACCTCGACGACTGCGACGCCAAAGCGATGAGCGAGATCACCGGGCTGTCGGCCGGCCACGTCGCGACGAAGATCGGCCGCATCAAACAGTTCCTTGCCCGTACCCATCAAACCGGAGCCCCCCATGTTCGATGAATCCGAGCTGGCCACGACCCGCGCGCGCTGGCAAAGCCAGTCGGCACCGGCGTTGTCGCTGTCCAGCGAACTCCTGCGGACGCGCACGCGGCAGCTCGATGCCCTGATGCGTCGCGCTCGCGCTGCCGTCGTCGGCGGCGGCAGCCTGGCCGTGCTGGCGTGTGGCTGGCTGCTCTACACGTTTCCGAACCCGCTCCAGCGCCTGGGCGGGGGGCTCGTGCTGTTGGCGGTGGCGCTGTACATCCGTCAGGTGTGGGCGCTCGTCGTCAGCACGCAAGCCGCGACGGGGCCGATGAGCAGCACGCCATCCATCGTGGCCTACCGAGCCCTCCTCGAAACGCAGCGCGCGTTCCATGGCGGCGGCGGGGCGTGGGCCCGCTTGCTCACCATGACAGTGGGCCTCCAGCTCTTCCTCGCGGGCAGTGCCGCGATTGAGGGGTGGGACCGGGACGCCGTCCTCTTCGCGGCGCTGTGCCTCGCGCTACCGGTCGGCGTATTCTTCAACGGTCGCGAGCAGGCACGGCGCTATCAGCGCGAGATCGACACGCTCGATCAACTACACGCCGATGCGACGTGACCCGCGCGGGCTCCATCGGGCACTCTGGTGCGCGCCTGCCCGTTGCTCGCGAACCTTGCGTTGCTCTTGACAGGGCCGTTTCGGATTGCTCCCTGTTCGCTGCGCTCACGGGTCGCGTTTGATGGAAGGGCCCTGCAAGAG
This region of Gemmatimonas groenlandica genomic DNA includes:
- a CDS encoding RNA polymerase sigma factor, translated to MTTPPPDAMPRTQEALYEHAIAAYGTAIHRVARAYEADPDTREDLHQDIHLALWRSFAGFDARCSLRTWVYRVAHNVATTHVIRHRRTRARFVGLDELALPASRSDVEGDAHRTLMVERLHLLIQHLRPLDRQLLLLYLDDCDAKAMSEITGLSAGHVATKIGRIKQFLARTHQTGAPHVR